In Mugil cephalus isolate CIBA_MC_2020 chromosome 7, CIBA_Mcephalus_1.1, whole genome shotgun sequence, the sequence GCTAACTGGTAAAAACCAGGGCTTCCCACCGATACCCCAGTCTTAATCCCTGATTTTATATACTATGAACCTTGGAAATAAAGCcggaagtgggcggagcctggagtcaccatgttggatgagatTTACTCCACCCACATTTGGACCAATCCCCCAATtttctgctacctgttagctcaggctaccaacGGTCACTCAAAGAGggaatgcccttaattatgaagaattttaaaccttaataaaaaataaacgaatgatttaggaaaaaacatgtttaacaatgCAGTAAAGTTGGACTTTATAACATTGGGGTCTATGgtgattttctccattttggagcctcaagtggccacttgatgaactgcagatTTTTGCACTTGGACATGGACTTGATCGCTCAGTCCCGTTGCCGCATGGttttaactctttttttatCGACAGTGGATGCAAATTACTTTGAAAATTAACTGTTAGTGTTTCAGCTAAATAAAGACTTATTACTTTTACGGAGACTGGCCTCAACAAGGAACTTGTTAATGGTTGGATTGTTCTTAAATTGTCTTAATTCATTGGTTAAAAGTCTAAAGAGTACatataagtgtaaaaataagtgtttGAAAACCTAAAAACATTCAAGACGCTGGAGCGTTTGTAAGAAGGGGAACGAACCCACCACCAACGCCTCCGAGTGGTGGGTCAGAAACCTTCTGCTTTCCTTTTTGGGCGGCTACGAGAACAGCAACTCTACAACAGAGGGCTGCTAGTGTTAGCAACCACCCTTCATCATTCATCTGCAAAACGGTATGAAAAGCATCCAAAACAGACGCcgcaaaactaaacaaaaggcCCAGACGAACCTTGTTTCTTGTAATACTCCTCCCAGGCTTTCGTGTAGTCCTGAGGTTGTTGACTCTGTTGACctgcaaagagaagaaaaaagaaaaaacgtcaaCGCGAGTGTCGAAtttaacaacagaaacaacattaACCCTACGTTGCTTACATCCATaagccacaaatcaaacatGTGCATCATGTAAGTCTACACGCATTCAAGTAGCAGTAAAGCATTCATGACACGTGTGTGGATGAAGCCCTGAGATAGTCTAGACAAATAAGCTGCTCTGAGATCATAAAGGTGGTTCTGTGTCCACAGCTCAGTCCTGTAGATAGTCAAAAGTGTTGCAGTCTAAACAGCACAGGCATCAAGTGTCAAACCAAAGTGGAGGCGAACTGCTCCACAGCAAATGCTGACAAATACCCAGACCTGAAAAAGAAGCTGACTGCGTGTGGCCCAGTGGCTGTTTAGACTGTCTTGTGTTAATAGATGAACACTGAAACTACGTTCATATACCCATTTTCTTGTAATATTCCTCCCAGGCCTTGGTGTAATCTGCCTGTCCACTCTGACCTGCAGCCTGTGGGtcacctgttaaaaaaaacgGTACTTGTAATTAGTGAATCATTCGCAGCAGTTTGTCCTCCACCTGCCTGGGTTTGGTTGTCAGCCTAGGGGTGGTGGAGGAAAACTATCCTGTCCCTGGggttaatatatttaaaaaaaaaagaaagaaagaaaaagaaagaaagaaaagagttgACGTCAGTCCAATTTGTCTTCAGTTAGCAACACCAGGAAGACACGAGCACAGAAGGCTACTTCAGTAACTCTACTCGGCTACTCTGCTCTACACTGGCCTCGACAGATTTAGCTTCCGCTACTAGAAGCGCACACTTTTGCTAGCTTCGTGCTAATTGAGGACAACGTCTGTTACCTTGGCCGTTGGTTTGAGTCGTGCCAGGAGCTCCGCTGGTCGGGGTCATGGGAGCCTGTGGCTGCTGACCGTACTGAGCGTAGTAAGCCGCCCACGCTGCAGCGTTGGCATCAGCTGCTGCTTTATCTGTTACCAAACAAAGGCCAAGGTAAGAGCTatgaaaatacagtttaatcTATCTATGTTGTAAAGTATTATAAAAACTCTGACTAACTGATCTCTGGCCAACTAGTCACTGATCTGAATCTCTCCCTGCAAAGACGAAAAAGATATGTGATGCAGGTACTTACTTGGATCTGGCTGTCCCTGCTGCCAGTGTGGGTAGCCGTTGCCCCACCCCTGAGGCTGATAAGGAGCCGGAGGACCACTGgagtgaaacaaaaaacaaaaaaattaccCATCAACTCTCCACATCCttcatttgtgttattatttactCATagataaaagttaataaatataaaatgcactTACTGTGGCCCTGGAGGCCCCTGGTTGTATGGTCCCGGGTTGTAGGGACCCATGGGAGCACCAGGAGGCCCGGGTGGTCCCGGGGGTCCGTGTGGGCCTGGTCCTCCGTGTGGACCGGGAGGACCGTGTGGGCCGCCCATCGGAGTGACGGGTCCCTGAGAAAATAACCGAGAACGAGGTGGGATGAGAAAACGTacacagggtttctgcaggtttgaataAGGACGATCAGAGACCTAGAACTAATATCTACATCAACTCAGGACAATGAAACATAAGAGGCCGGGGCCACGGGGGCTCATACTCCAGACGAAGTGCAGTATTTAAGGATTTGAGACCTATAATGCAAAATAAgctcatatttaagactttttaaggccttaaattgtgATTAtccaactccagactttttaaACTCTGTCATAGACGCACGGTTTCATAAACCACAGACCAACACTCACCCCGAttttctcctccaccagctgcCTGGCGTAGTCAATCTGTTGAGGGGAGCCTCTAACAGTGAACATCTTTATGTTGGGGTCGGCGTTGGGCGGAGGATTCCTCTGAAGCTCGATTCTGGCTCCTGACTGCTGGCTGATGCCTTTGATTGTCTCACCGCCTGGAAAAGTTCAACCACATTGAGCAAAAAATTAAAACGAGTGACCCACTAAGCAAAAGCCTCAAGCCTGTTTTTCCTCATCGATGCTGATATTAACTGACCTTTTCCTATGATCAGTCCGGTTTTCATGGTCGGGACTGTGAAGGTGAACTCCTGCAGACCACCCGGGGGCCCCATGTTCCAGTTGCCCTGCCCGCGGCCACGTCCTCTGCCGCCCCCGTGTCCCGGTGGTCCTCCGGCCTGGACGCTCCTCAGCAGGTCGGAAATGATTTCTGCCGCGTGCTGAGCCTGGTCGGGAGGCCCCATGATCTGTGCTATCCTGTCTGGTGTGCTGCCGTCATCTGGAGGGAACAAGCGTGGAAGGGGGGTCATTAGAAAACTACACAAACAACGTGATTACGCTAAAGGGTAGCTTCTTCTAAATGTCACTGAATGAAATACGTGGCTTTGATTGGGTCTCAGAtagtttagggttagggttatacaTCAGCTTTTCAGCGTGGTGCATGAGTTCTCATCATAGACCATAAACGGAGATAAAAATAActtgtttctgtcttcaccTGGTTTGAACTGAATCCTGACACCTGTGTCGTTCTGTATCTTCTTGATCATTTCACCATTTCTCCCAATGACGATTCCCACTGCAAACCGCGGCACGGGAACCTGAACGGAGacgggaggagaaaaaaaaacataaacaggaGACCACATTTAAACCACCGACATAAACCCAGGCTTCTAATCTGAGAAGAAACACCAGGTGAGGAAACACTCACGTCTAAActgtctcctccacctcctccgacCCTCGAACCGTACTCGCCCCTCTGCTCCCTGAAGCCCTGGTCTCTGATCAGCTCCATCACCATCTCTTTGGCTTGCTGAAGACAAAAGGAAGGACATGTGAATACAGCACAGTCTCCAAAAGaagaatatatatacatttatatataaaatttgaTAAAATCCCCCATCTACAACATTAATATATTGCactatttcagaaaaaaatgtctgttgGTGTCGGCCCTCATAACTCTGAGGCCATGTTCACAAAAATacgatttttgggtgaaaccacaTGTCTTGCACGTTTCTGCTGGGCGCACCTTTTAAACAAATCCAGGTCCcagagtgaagaagaaaaatagagaGCCCCAAACATGTGATGCCTGATGTGAACACGACAACAGCAATGGTGGACTATGGACAATGGTGGTCGCCACTAGGATTacagactgtatgtttgtatacagcGCACAGGGCTGATGCACATGCTTTTTTAAGGGATATGCATTACAGCCTTTTTATAACTAGGTGTGGTTTTACAATAGATCGACCTTTTAGAGAGAAATTCTCAACACAACGCCAACGTCGAGAATAAAAAGATCATTTTGCTACATGTGAACGTGGCCGGAGTCTACcagaggggtaaaaaaaaaaaaaaaaaagagatgtccGTCTTAGATAAGCAGATGAAAACTCAC encodes:
- the fubp1 gene encoding far upstream element-binding protein 1 isoform X2 yields the protein MADYSSVAPPSSNAGGGMNDAFKDALQRARQIAAKIGGDGVAAPPSSEFGYGGQKRPLEDADQPETKKVATNDAFSAIGGMGGPPRSASEEFKVPDGMVGFIIGRGGEQISRLQQESGCKIQIAPDSGGMPDRSVTLTGSPDSIQSAKRLLTEIVEKGRPAPAFHHNDGPGMTVQEIMVPASKAGLVIGKGGETIKSLQERAGVKMVMIQDGPQNTGADKPLRISGEPFKVQQAKEMVMELIRDQGFREQRGEYGSRVGGGGGDSLDVPVPRFAVGIVIGRNGEMIKKIQNDTGVRIQFKPDDGSTPDRIAQIMGPPDQAQHAAEIISDLLRSVQAGGPPGHGGGRGRGRGQGNWNMGPPGGLQEFTFTVPTMKTGLIIGKGGETIKGISQQSGARIELQRNPPPNADPNIKMFTVRGSPQQIDYARQLVEEKIGGPVTPMGGPHGPPGPHGGPGPHGPPGPPGPPGAPMGPYNPGPYNQGPPGPHGPPAPYQPQGWGNGYPHWQQGQPDPNKAAADANAAAWAAYYAQYGQQPQAPMTPTSGAPGTTQTNGQGDPQAAGQSGQADYTKAWEEYYKKMGQQSQQPQDYTKAWEEYYKKQGQAAPQAAAAPAASQPGGQPDYSAAWAEYYRQQAAYYGTANPQTMGAAPQAPQGQ
- the fubp1 gene encoding far upstream element-binding protein 1 isoform X5, with product MADYSSVAPPSSNAGGGMNDAFKDALQRARQIAAKIGGDGVAAPPSSEFGYGGQKRPLEDADQPETKKVATNDAFSAIGGMGGPPRSASEEFKVPDGMVGFIIGRGGEQISRLQQESGCKIQIAPDSGGMPDRSVTLTGSPDSIQSAKRLLTEIVEKGRPAPAFHHNDGPGMTVQEIMVPASKAGLVIGKGGETIKSLQERAGVKMVMIQDGPQNTGADKPLRISGEPFKVQQAKEMVMELIRDQGFREQRGEYGSRVGGGGGDSLDVPVPRFAVGIVIGRNGEMIKKIQNDTGVRIQFKPDDGSTPDRIAQIMGPPDQAQHAAEIISDLLRSVQAGGPPGHGGGRGRGRGQGNWNMGPPGGLQEFTFTVPTMKTGLIIGKGGETIKGISQQSGARIELQRNPPPNADPNIKMFTVRGSPQQIDYARQLVEEKIGGPVTPMGGPHGPPGPHGGPGPHGPPGPPGPPGAPMGPYNPGPYNQGPPGPHGPPAPYQPQGWGNGYPHWQQGQPDPNKAAADANAAAWAAYYAQYGQQPQAPMTPTSGAPGTTQTNGQGQQSQQPQDYTKAWEEYYKKQGQAAPQAAAAPAASQPGGQPDYSAAWAEYYRQQAAYYGTANPQTMGAAPQAPQGQ
- the fubp1 gene encoding far upstream element-binding protein 1 isoform X4; protein product: MADYSSVAPPSSNAGGGMNDAFKDALQRARQIAAKIGGDGVAAPPSSEFGYGGQKRPLEDAGGYFPMPNLNIDQPETKKVATNDAFSAIGGMGGPPRSASEEFKVPDGMVGFIIGRGGEQISRLQQESGCKIQIAPDSGGMPDRSVTLTGSPDSIQSAKRLLTEIVEKGRPAPAFHHNDGPGMTVQEIMVPASKAGLVIGKGGETIKSLQERAGVKMVMIQDGPQNTGADKPLRISGEPFKVQQAKEMVMELIRDQGFREQRGEYGSRVGGGGGDSLDVPVPRFAVGIVIGRNGEMIKKIQNDTGVRIQFKPDDGSTPDRIAQIMGPPDQAQHAAEIISDLLRSVQAGGPPGHGGGRGRGRGQGNWNMGPPGGLQEFTFTVPTMKTGLIIGKGGETIKGISQQSGARIELQRNPPPNADPNIKMFTVRGSPQQIDYARQLVEEKIGGPVTPMGGPHGPPGPHGGPGPHGPPGPPGPPGAPMGPYNPGPYNQGPPGPHGPPAPYQPQGWGNGYPHWQQGQPDPSDPQAAGQSGQADYTKAWEEYYKKMGQQSQQPQDYTKAWEEYYKKQGQAAPQAAAAPAASQPGGQPDYSAAWAEYYRQQAAYYGTANPQTMGAAPQAPQGQ
- the fubp1 gene encoding far upstream element-binding protein 1 isoform X3; this translates as MADYSSVAPPSSNAGGGMNDAFKDALQRARQIAAKIGGDGVAAPPSSEFGYGGQKRPLEDAGGYFPMPNLNIDQPETKKVATNDAFSAIGGMGGPPRSASEEFKVPDGMVGFIIGRGGEQISRLQQESGCKIQIAPDSGGMPDRSVTLTGSPDSIQSAKRLLTEIVEKGRPAPAFHHNDGPGMTVQEIMVPASKAGLVIGKGGETIKSLQERAGVKMVMIQDGPQNTGADKPLRISGEPFKVQQAKEMVMELIRDQGFREQRGEYGSRVGGGGGDSLDVPVPRFAVGIVIGRNGEMIKKIQNDTGVRIQFKPDDGSTPDRIAQIMGPPDQAQHAAEIISDLLRSVQAGGPPGHGGGRGRGRGQGNWNMGPPGGLQEFTFTVPTMKTGLIIGKGGETIKGISQQSGARIELQRNPPPNADPNIKMFTVRGSPQQIDYARQLVEEKIGGPVTPMGGPHGPPGPHGGPGPHGPPGPPGPPGAPMGPYNPGPYNQGPPGPHGPPAPYQPQGWGNGYPHWQQGQPDPNKAAADANAAAWAAYYAQYGQQPQAPMTPTSGAPGTTQTNGQGQQSQQPQDYTKAWEEYYKKQGQAAPQAAAAPAASQPGGQPDYSAAWAEYYRQQAAYYGTANPQTMGAAPQAPQGQ
- the fubp1 gene encoding far upstream element-binding protein 1 isoform X1 is translated as MADYSSVAPPSSNAGGGMNDAFKDALQRARQIAAKIGGDGVAAPPSSEFGYGGQKRPLEDAGGYFPMPNLNIDQPETKKVATNDAFSAIGGMGGPPRSASEEFKVPDGMVGFIIGRGGEQISRLQQESGCKIQIAPDSGGMPDRSVTLTGSPDSIQSAKRLLTEIVEKGRPAPAFHHNDGPGMTVQEIMVPASKAGLVIGKGGETIKSLQERAGVKMVMIQDGPQNTGADKPLRISGEPFKVQQAKEMVMELIRDQGFREQRGEYGSRVGGGGGDSLDVPVPRFAVGIVIGRNGEMIKKIQNDTGVRIQFKPDDGSTPDRIAQIMGPPDQAQHAAEIISDLLRSVQAGGPPGHGGGRGRGRGQGNWNMGPPGGLQEFTFTVPTMKTGLIIGKGGETIKGISQQSGARIELQRNPPPNADPNIKMFTVRGSPQQIDYARQLVEEKIGGPVTPMGGPHGPPGPHGGPGPHGPPGPPGPPGAPMGPYNPGPYNQGPPGPHGPPAPYQPQGWGNGYPHWQQGQPDPNKAAADANAAAWAAYYAQYGQQPQAPMTPTSGAPGTTQTNGQGDPQAAGQSGQADYTKAWEEYYKKMGQQSQQPQDYTKAWEEYYKKQGQAAPQAAAAPAASQPGGQPDYSAAWAEYYRQQAAYYGTANPQTMGAAPQAPQGQ